The Bradyrhizobium sp. CCBAU 051011 DNA segment GCAACACAGACGAGCACGGCATTGCGTGAGTGCCGCGCCGATCACAAAATGGAAGGCGCAGCCGGCAGCGGCTCGCGACTCATGCCGGACGACTGATGCGTAACGCGGAATTAATCTCGTCACCCTATAATCTCAGGCAGTTGTAGTTGGGTGCCGCGTAGAGGAGCCGTCGCGACGGACCATCCGGCGACGGCTCCTTTTTTGTTCACTCATTTGCGAGTAATGCGCGTGACAGAGACATCGGAAAAGCAGAGCCAAACCGAACAGCCCGAATCTACGGCACCGAGCAAAAAATCGAGCAGGAAATCCATCCTGGCGCTGGCGGTGCTCGCCATTGGAATAAACAGTACTGCGGCCGTCTACACACTGTCGCCTTCCGACTTTGCTCTGCCTGATATCAGCGGCTTTGCTCTGCCTGATATCAGCAGTTTGGCCGAACTGCTTCCGCACCAGAAAGCTTCCGATCCAATACCGGATCCGGCTGTCGCCGCCTTGAAGGATATTCAGACGGTCCAGCAGCAACACGTTGCGTCGTTGCAAGAGAATAACTTCTTGTTGCAACAAAACACAGCTCTTCTTCAGCAAGATTCAATTGCGCTTGCGTCTCTAAGACAGAGCGTCGTGGATGAGCATACCGCTGTGAAGAAGATATCCGCTCAGATAGCGGATGAGCATGAAGACGTGAAGAAGATCTCTGCTCAGATTTCCAAACTCATTGCGAAGGTCGACACGCTGCAGAATGCAATGACCCCGGAAGTAACTTCCTCCATTTCAGCAAGGAACGCTCAAAACCGGCTATCCCGACCAATGCGCAAAAAGATGGTTCGGCAGTCTAAACCAGTTGGGCCTGTTTCGCTTGGAGGAGCGCCGCTAAGTTACCCGGCTACCACGCCAACCCCACAAAGCTGAAGAACAAGAGAGCGAGGCGCGGGACTTCGGTCTCGCGCCTGGACAGTCCGCCTTCGCTCTCAGAGCTTCGGCGTGACAGCCTTCGCCCTGCGCGGAGCAAACGCCGCGCCACTGCCGCAGCCGACATCGATGACGCGCTCGCCAGGCATCAGCGTCCATTTGCGCGCTTCTTCATCGATTTCGAACGTCCGTTGCGGCTGTGCCAGACCGTTCACGCCGTATCACTGCCGCATCTTTGCCGTGATGCCACTACGTTCGTTCATCTACGCAGAGAAATAGCGTCATAAGTACACTTTCGTGCACTTCGTTCGGAACGATATCCCGCTTTTCGCGTGGTCTATTGCGCAAGACAATTGTCCGGCACAAGCAACTGGAGGGATCAAGATGAATGGGATGCGCAAATATGCATTTGGCGCCGCGGCGGCAGCCGCTCTTTTTGTAATTCCGATTTCGGCCTTTTCTCAATCCATTGAGATCGGACCGGGAGGCGTCCGAGTAGATCGAGGAGGTGGGCGTTGCGAGCAACTAAGGCTTGCCTGCGAAAACAAGGACGCGCTGGGAGAGCGGGGCGAAGGAAATTGCCGCAGATATCGGGAGGCCTGCGGGCGACCAGTTCGCAGGGATGTGTGCGCCGAATTGAGATCTGCTTGCCTCAACAAGGATGCGTTAGGTGAACGAGGCGAAGGAAACTGCCGTCGGTATCGCGAGACTTGTAGAGGTCAGCTGTAGAGGTCGCTAAACCTCAGTCGCGGGGTGGTCCGGCATTCGCTCGGCGTCACCCCGCGCGCTGGTCCGCCGACCATTCCAGTTTATGATCTCGCCGGCGTGTTGATCGTGGCTGGCGGCAGCGACCAATGCGCGTTCGTTTCCTTGCGATCGGAGGATGGGGTTCAACTCGAACAAGTCCGCCTTCGCTCTTCGAGCTTCGGCGCGATAGCCTTCGCGCTTACGAGAGGGCTGGCTTGCCGCGCCGTAGCACGTCAGCGCGAAGGCTGGTAGGCGGCGAGAGATTCGAACTCCCGACCCTCTCGGTGTAAACGAGATGCTCTAACCAGCTGAGCTAGCCGCCCTTGAACCGCCCCTATCTACCGCCCCGCACGGCATGAACGCAAGCGAGGCCGGCGACGACAAATGGCCCGAAACCGGCCAATTGCCGCGAAAATGCCTGCCATACGGCGAGATCTTGAAACCTTTTCGACCGCTTGCTGGACCAGCGCGGCTGGGGCCGCACCGGTGTGCTCTCGGACAACCCGGCGATGCCTGAAAGCCGCCCGCTGCCGCCACCGGCCTCCGGGCCTATTACCGGCCTCACCAATATCTTGGCGACGCGACGATCCTCATGGCGGTGTGGCCGATCGGCGGCACGGTCGAGGGCTTTCACGTCGTTCTGATCACGGTCAACCCGTCACTGCTGCGGCGCGTGTCACGCGCGATGGACTGAGTTTAGTCGGTCTCGCGCGCCGGCAATCCCCCGATATCGTTGATCCAGGGAGCCGCCGAGCGGCACCAGATTTGCCGTGCTGGCTTTAGCTGATCGCGCTGGCGGATGCTGCCCCAGCGGATGCCCCAATCATCGGCCCCACCCTCGCCGCTGGTAAACAACGGCGAGCCGCATTCGCTGCAGAAGTGCTGAAAGCGCGTCCGGCCGTTGTCACCTCTTTTCGGATAGACTTTTGCTGGCGCGCCCGTCATTCGAACCTGGTCGGCAGAACAGATCACCGTCACCCGATACGGCGAGCCCGTCAGGTTCTGGCAATCGGTGCAGTGACAGATCGATACTTTCGCAGGATCGATCTCGGCCC contains these protein-coding regions:
- a CDS encoding GFA family protein codes for the protein MEIDGQCHCGRVTYRAEIDPAKVSICHCTDCQNLTGSPYRVTVICSADQVRMTGAPAKVYPKRGDNGRTRFQHFCSECGSPLFTSGEGGADDWGIRWGSIRQRDQLKPARQIWCRSAAPWINDIGGLPARETD